In Coregonus clupeaformis isolate EN_2021a unplaced genomic scaffold, ASM2061545v1 scaf0703, whole genome shotgun sequence, the following proteins share a genomic window:
- the LOC123485467 gene encoding mucin-2-like isoform X2 — protein sequence MLQEWDPLTNPVTLSHTIQEWDPLTNPAPTHTPLHSLTPSRSGIPLTNPVTLSHTIQEWDPPHQPRYTLSHHPGVGSPLTNPVTLSHTIQEWDPPHQPRYTLSHHPGVGSPSPTPLHSLTPSRSGIPLTNPVTLSHTIQEWDPPHQPRPHTHPVTLSHTIQEWDPPHQPRYTLSHHPGVGSPSPTPLHSLTPSRSGLPLTNPRYTLSHHPGVGSPSPTPASPTPYTLSHHPGVGSPSPTPLHSLTPSRSGIPLTNPVTLSHTIQEWDPPSPTPLHSLTPSRSGIPLTNPVTLSHTIQEWDPPHTPPLNSLTPSRSGIPLTHPVKLSHTILC from the exons ATGCTACAGGAGTGGGACCCCCTCACCAACCCCGTTACACTCTCTCACACCATCCAG GAGTGGGACCCCCTCACCAACCccgcccccacacacaccccGTTACACTCTCTCACACCATCCAGGAGTGGGATCCCCCTCACCAACCCTGTTACACTCTCTCACACCATCCAGGAGTGGgatccccctcaccaaccccgtTACACTCTCTCACACCATCCAGGAGTGGGATCCCCCCTCACCAACCCCGTTACACTCTCTCACACCATCCAG GAGTGGgatccccctcaccaaccccgtTACACTCTCTCACACCATCCAGGAGTGGgctccccctcaccaaccccgtTACACTCTCTCACACCATCCAGGAGTGGgatccccctcaccaaccccgtTACACTCTCTCACACCATCCAGGAGTGGgatccccctcaccaaccccgtCCCCACACACACCCCGTTACACTCTCTCACACCATCCAGGAGTGGgatccccctcaccaaccccgtTACACTCTCTCACACCATCCAGGAGTGGgctccccctcaccaaccccgtTACACTCTCTCACACCATCCAGGAGTGGgctccccctcaccaacccccgTTACACTCTCTCACACCATCCAGGAGTGGgctccccctcaccaacccccgCCTCACCAACCCCGTACACTCTCTCACACCATCCAGGAGTGGgatccccctcaccaaccccgtTACACTCTCTCACACCATCCAGGAGTGGgatccccctcaccaaccccgtTACACTCTCTCACACCATCCAGGAGTGGGATCCCCCCTCACCAACCCCGTTACACTCTCTCACACCATCCAGGAGTGGgatccccctcaccaaccccgtTACACTCTCTCACACCATCCAGGAGTGGGATCCCCCTCACACACCCCCGTTAAACTCTCTCACACCATCCAGGAGTGGGATCCCCCTCACACACCCCGTTAAACTCTCTCACACCATCCTGTGTTGA
- the LOC123485467 gene encoding mucin-2-like isoform X6, giving the protein MLQEWDPLTNPVTLSHTIQEWDPLTNPVTLSHTIQEWDPLTNPAPTHTPLHSLTPSRSGIPLTNPVTLSHTIQEWDPPHQPRYTLSHHPGVGSPLTNPVTLSHTIQEWDPPHQPRYTLSHHPGVGSPSPTPLHSLTPSRSGIPLTNPVTLSHTIQEWDPPHQPRPHTHPVTLSHTIQEWDPPHQPRYTLSHHPGVGSPSPTPLHSLTPSRSGIPLTNPVTLSHTIQEWDPPSPTPLHSLTPSRSGIPLTNPVTLSHTIQEWDPPHTPPLNSLTPSRSGIPLTHPVKLSHTILC; this is encoded by the exons ATGCTACAGGAGTGGGACCCCCTCACCAACCCCGTTACACTCTCTCACACCATCCAGGAGTGGGACCCCCTCACCAACCCCGTTACACTCTCTCACACCATCCAGGAGTGGGACCCCCTCACCAACCccgcccccacacacaccccGTTACACTCTCTCACACCATCCAGGAGTGGGATCCCCCTCACCAACCCTGTTACACTCTCTCACACCATCCAGGAGTGGgatccccctcaccaaccccgtTACACTCTCTCACACCATCCAGGAGTGGGATCCCCCCTCACCAACCCCGTTACACTCTCTCACACCATCCAG GAGTGGgatccccctcaccaaccccgtTACACTCTCTCACACCATCCAGGAGTGGgctccccctcaccaaccccgtTACACTCTCTCACACCATCCAGGAGTGGgatccccctcaccaaccccgtTACACTCTCTCACACCATCCAGGAGTGGgatccccctcaccaaccccgtCCCCACACACACCCCGTTACACTCTCTCACACCATCCAGGAGTGGgatccccctcaccaaccccgtTACACTCTCTCACACCATCCAG GAGTGGgatccccctcaccaaccccgtTACACTCTCTCACACCATCCAGGAGTGGgatccccctcaccaaccccgtTACACTCTCTCACACCATCCAGGAGTGGGATCCCCCCTCACCAACCCCGTTACACTCTCTCACACCATCCAGGAGTGGgatccccctcaccaaccccgtTACACTCTCTCACACCATCCAGGAGTGGGATCCCCCTCACACACCCCCGTTAAACTCTCTCACACCATCCAGGAGTGGGATCCCCCTCACACACCCCGTTAAACTCTCTCACACCATCCTGTGTTGA
- the LOC123485467 gene encoding mucin-2-like isoform X3, translated as MLQEWDPLTNPVTLSHTIQEWDPLTNPVTLSHTIQEWDPPHQPRYTLSHHPGVGSPLTNPVTLSHTIQEWDPPHQPRYTLSHHPGVGSPSPTPLHSLTPSRSGIPLTNPVTLSHTIQEWDPPHQPRPHTHPVTLSHTIQEWDPPHQPRYTLSHHPGVGSPSPTPLHSLTPSRSGLPLTNPRYTLSHHPGVGSPSPTPASPTPYTLSHHPGVGSPSPTPLHSLTPSRSGIPLTNPVTLSHTIQEWDPPSPTPLHSLTPSRSGIPLTNPVTLSHTIQEWDPPHTPPLNSLTPSRSGIPLTHPVKLSHTILC; from the exons ATGCTACAGGAGTGGGACCCCCTCACCAACCCCGTTACACTCTCTCACACCATCCAGGAGTGGGACCCCCTCACCAACCCCGTTACACTCTCTCACACCATCCAG GAGTGGgatccccctcaccaaccccgtTACACTCTCTCACACCATCCAGGAGTGGGATCCCCCCTCACCAACCCCGTTACACTCTCTCACACCATCCAG GAGTGGgatccccctcaccaaccccgtTACACTCTCTCACACCATCCAGGAGTGGgctccccctcaccaaccccgtTACACTCTCTCACACCATCCAGGAGTGGgatccccctcaccaaccccgtTACACTCTCTCACACCATCCAGGAGTGGgatccccctcaccaaccccgtCCCCACACACACCCCGTTACACTCTCTCACACCATCCAGGAGTGGgatccccctcaccaaccccgtTACACTCTCTCACACCATCCAGGAGTGGgctccccctcaccaaccccgtTACACTCTCTCACACCATCCAGGAGTGGgctccccctcaccaacccccgTTACACTCTCTCACACCATCCAGGAGTGGgctccccctcaccaacccccgCCTCACCAACCCCGTACACTCTCTCACACCATCCAGGAGTGGgatccccctcaccaaccccgtTACACTCTCTCACACCATCCAGGAGTGGgatccccctcaccaaccccgtTACACTCTCTCACACCATCCAGGAGTGGGATCCCCCCTCACCAACCCCGTTACACTCTCTCACACCATCCAGGAGTGGgatccccctcaccaaccccgtTACACTCTCTCACACCATCCAGGAGTGGGATCCCCCTCACACACCCCCGTTAAACTCTCTCACACCATCCAGGAGTGGGATCCCCCTCACACACCCCGTTAAACTCTCTCACACCATCCTGTGTTGA
- the LOC123485467 gene encoding mucin-2-like isoform X1 → MLQEWDPLTNPVTLSHTIQEWDPLTNPVTLSHTIQEWDPLTNPAPTHTPLHSLTPSRSGIPLTNPVTLSHTIQEWDPPHQPRYTLSHHPGVGSPLTNPVTLSHTIQEWDPPHQPRYTLSHHPGVGSPSPTPLHSLTPSRSGIPLTNPVTLSHTIQEWDPPHQPRPHTHPVTLSHTIQEWDPPHQPRYTLSHHPGVGSPSPTPLHSLTPSRSGLPLTNPRYTLSHHPGVGSPSPTPASPTPYTLSHHPGVGSPSPTPLHSLTPSRSGIPLTNPVTLSHTIQEWDPPSPTPLHSLTPSRSGIPLTNPVTLSHTIQEWDPPHTPPLNSLTPSRSGIPLTHPVKLSHTILC, encoded by the exons ATGCTACAGGAGTGGGACCCCCTCACCAACCCCGTTACACTCTCTCACACCATCCAGGAGTGGGACCCCCTCACCAACCCCGTTACACTCTCTCACACCATCCAGGAGTGGGACCCCCTCACCAACCccgcccccacacacaccccGTTACACTCTCTCACACCATCCAGGAGTGGGATCCCCCTCACCAACCCTGTTACACTCTCTCACACCATCCAGGAGTGGgatccccctcaccaaccccgtTACACTCTCTCACACCATCCAGGAGTGGGATCCCCCCTCACCAACCCCGTTACACTCTCTCACACCATCCAG GAGTGGgatccccctcaccaaccccgtTACACTCTCTCACACCATCCAGGAGTGGgctccccctcaccaaccccgtTACACTCTCTCACACCATCCAGGAGTGGgatccccctcaccaaccccgtTACACTCTCTCACACCATCCAGGAGTGGgatccccctcaccaaccccgtCCCCACACACACCCCGTTACACTCTCTCACACCATCCAGGAGTGGgatccccctcaccaaccccgtTACACTCTCTCACACCATCCAGGAGTGGgctccccctcaccaaccccgtTACACTCTCTCACACCATCCAGGAGTGGgctccccctcaccaacccccgTTACACTCTCTCACACCATCCAGGAGTGGgctccccctcaccaacccccgCCTCACCAACCCCGTACACTCTCTCACACCATCCAGGAGTGGgatccccctcaccaaccccgtTACACTCTCTCACACCATCCAGGAGTGGgatccccctcaccaaccccgtTACACTCTCTCACACCATCCAGGAGTGGGATCCCCCCTCACCAACCCCGTTACACTCTCTCACACCATCCAGGAGTGGgatccccctcaccaaccccgtTACACTCTCTCACACCATCCAGGAGTGGGATCCCCCTCACACACCCCCGTTAAACTCTCTCACACCATCCAGGAGTGGGATCCCCCTCACACACCCCGTTAAACTCTCTCACACCATCCTGTGTTGA
- the LOC123485467 gene encoding protodermal factor 1-like isoform X7: MLQEWDPLTNPVTLSHTIQEWDPLTNPVTLSHTIQEWDPPHQPRYTLSHHPGVGSPSPTPLHSLTPSRSGIPLTNPVTLSHTIQEWDPPHQPRPHTHPVTLSHTIQEWDPPHQPRYTLSHHPGVGSPSPTPLHSLTPSRSGLPLTNPRYTLSHHPGVGSPSPTPASPTPYTLSHHPGVGSPSPTPLHSLTPSRSGIPLTNPVTLSHTIQEWDPPSPTPLHSLTPSRSGIPLTNPVTLSHTIQEWDPPHTPPLNSLTPSRSGIPLTHPVKLSHTILC; encoded by the exons ATGCTACAGGAGTGGGACCCCCTCACCAACCCCGTTACACTCTCTCACACCATCCAGGAGTGGGACCCCCTCACCAACCCCGTTACACTCTCTCACACCATCCAG GAGTGGgatccccctcaccaaccccgtTACACTCTCTCACACCATCCAGGAGTGGgctccccctcaccaaccccgtTACACTCTCTCACACCATCCAGGAGTGGgatccccctcaccaaccccgtTACACTCTCTCACACCATCCAGGAGTGGgatccccctcaccaaccccgtCCCCACACACACCCCGTTACACTCTCTCACACCATCCAGGAGTGGgatccccctcaccaaccccgtTACACTCTCTCACACCATCCAGGAGTGGgctccccctcaccaaccccgtTACACTCTCTCACACCATCCAGGAGTGGgctccccctcaccaacccccgTTACACTCTCTCACACCATCCAGGAGTGGgctccccctcaccaacccccgCCTCACCAACCCCGTACACTCTCTCACACCATCCAGGAGTGGgatccccctcaccaaccccgtTACACTCTCTCACACCATCCAGGAGTGGgatccccctcaccaaccccgtTACACTCTCTCACACCATCCAGGAGTGGGATCCCCCCTCACCAACCCCGTTACACTCTCTCACACCATCCAGGAGTGGgatccccctcaccaaccccgtTACACTCTCTCACACCATCCAGGAGTGGGATCCCCCTCACACACCCCCGTTAAACTCTCTCACACCATCCAGGAGTGGGATCCCCCTCACACACCCCGTTAAACTCTCTCACACCATCCTGTGTTGA
- the LOC123485467 gene encoding soluble scavenger receptor cysteine-rich domain-containing protein SSC5D-like isoform X10 — protein sequence MLQEWDPLTNPVTLSHTIQEWDPLTNPVTLSHTIQEWDPLTNPAPTHTPLHSLTPSRSGIPLTNPVTLSHTIQEWDPPSPTPLHSLTPSRSGIPLTNPVTLSHTIQEWDPPHQPRYTLSHHPGVGSPLTNPVTLSHTIQEWDPPHQPRYTLSHHPGVGSPSHTPVKLSHTIQEWDPPHTPR from the exons ATGCTACAGGAGTGGGACCCCCTCACCAACCCCGTTACACTCTCTCACACCATCCAGGAGTGGGACCCCCTCACCAACCCCGTTACACTCTCTCACACCATCCAGGAGTGGGACCCCCTCACCAACCccgcccccacacacaccccGTTACACTCTCTCACACCATCCAG GAGTGGgatccccctcaccaaccccgtTACACTCTCTCACACCATCCAGGAGTGGGATCCCCCCTCACCAACCCCGTTACACTCTCTCACACCATCCAG GAGTGGgatccccctcaccaaccccgtTACACTCTCTCACACCATCCAGGAGTGGgatccccctcaccaaccccgtTACACTCTCTCACACCATCCAGGAGTGGGATCCCCCCTCACCAACCCCGTTACACTCTCTCACACCATCCAGGAGTGGgatccccctcaccaaccccgtTACACTCTCTCACACCATCCAGGAGTGGGATCCCCCTCACACACCCCCGTTAAACTCTCTCACACCATCCAGGAGTGGGATCCCCCTCACACACCCCGTTAA
- the LOC123485467 gene encoding putative uncharacterized protein DDB_G0290521 isoform X5: MLQEWDPLTNPVTLSHTIQEWDPLTNPVTLSHTIQEWDPLTNPAPTHTPLHSLTPSRSGIPLTNPVTLSHTIQEWDPPSPTPLHSLTPSRSGLPLTNPVTLSHTIQEWDPPHQPRYTLSHHPGVGSPSPTPSPHTPRYTLSHHPGVGSPSPTPLHSLTPSRSGLPLTNPVTLSHTIQEWAPPHQPPLHSLTPSRSGLPLTNPRLTNPVHSLTPSRSGIPLTNPVTLSHTIQEWDPPHQPRYTLSHHPGVGSPLTNPVTLSHTIQEWDPPHQPRYTLSHHPGVGSPSHTPVKLSHTIQEWDPPHTPR, translated from the exons ATGCTACAGGAGTGGGACCCCCTCACCAACCCCGTTACACTCTCTCACACCATCCAGGAGTGGGACCCCCTCACCAACCCCGTTACACTCTCTCACACCATCCAGGAGTGGGACCCCCTCACCAACCccgcccccacacacaccccGTTACACTCTCTCACACCATCCAG GAGTGGgatccccctcaccaaccccgtTACACTCTCTCACACCATCCAGGAGTGGGATCCCCCCTCACCAACCCCGTTACACTCTCTCACACCATCCAG GAGTGGgctccccctcaccaaccccgtTACACTCTCTCACACCATCCAGGAGTGGgatccccctcaccaaccccgtTACACTCTCTCACACCATCCAGGAGTGGgatccccctcaccaaccccgtCCCCACACACACCCCGTTACACTCTCTCACACCATCCAGGAGTGGgatccccctcaccaaccccgtTACACTCTCTCACACCATCCAGGAGTGGgctccccctcaccaaccccgtTACACTCTCTCACACCATCCAGGAGTGGgctccccctcaccaacccccgTTACACTCTCTCACACCATCCAGGAGTGGgctccccctcaccaacccccgCCTCACCAACCCCGTACACTCTCTCACACCATCCAGGAGTGGgatccccctcaccaaccccgtTACACTCTCTCACACCATCCAGGAGTGGgatccccctcaccaaccccgtTACACTCTCTCACACCATCCAGGAGTGGGATCCCCCCTCACCAACCCCGTTACACTCTCTCACACCATCCAGGAGTGGgatccccctcaccaaccccgtTACACTCTCTCACACCATCCAGGAGTGGGATCCCCCTCACACACCCCCGTTAAACTCTCTCACACCATCCAGGAGTGGGATCCCCCTCACACACCCCGTTAA
- the LOC123485467 gene encoding protodermal factor 1-like isoform X9 gives MLQEWDPLTNPVTLSHTIQEWDPLTNPVTLSHTIQEWDPLTNPAPTHTPLHSLTPSRSGIPLTNPVTLSHTIQEWDPPHQPRYTLSHHPGVGSPLTNPVTLSHTIQEWAPPHQPRYTLSHHPGVGSPSPTPLHSLTPSRSGIPLTNPVPTHTPLHSLTPSRSGIPLTNPVTLSHTIQEWDPPHQPRYTLSHHPGVGSPSPTPLHSLTPSRSGIPPHQPRYTLSHHPGVGSPSPTPLHSLTPSRSGIPLTHPR, from the exons ATGCTACAGGAGTGGGACCCCCTCACCAACCCCGTTACACTCTCTCACACCATCCAGGAGTGGGACCCCCTCACCAACCCCGTTACACTCTCTCACACCATCCAGGAGTGGGACCCCCTCACCAACCccgcccccacacacaccccGTTACACTCTCTCACACCATCCAGGAGTGGGATCCCCCTCACCAACCCTGTTACACTCTCTCACACCATCCAGGAGTGGgatccccctcaccaaccccgtTACACTCTCTCACACCATCCAGGAGTGGGATCCCCCCTCACCAACCCCGTTACACTCTCTCACACCATCCAG GAGTGGgctccccctcaccaaccccgtTACACTCTCTCACACCATCCAGGAGTGGgatccccctcaccaaccccgtTACACTCTCTCACACCATCCAGGAGTGGgatccccctcaccaaccccgtCCCCACACACACCCCGTTACACTCTCTCACACCATCCAGGAGTGGgatccccctcaccaaccccgtTACACTCTCTCACACCATCCAG GAGTGGgatccccctcaccaaccccgtTACACTCTCTCACACCATCCAGGAGTGGgatccccctcaccaaccccgtTACACTCTCTCACACCATCCAGGAGTGGGATCCCCCCTCACCAACCCCGTTACACTCTCTCACACCATCCAGGAGTGGgatccccctcaccaaccccgtTACACTCTCTCACACCATCCAGGAGTGGGATCCCCCTCACACACCCCCGTTAA
- the LOC123485467 gene encoding soluble scavenger receptor cysteine-rich domain-containing protein SSC5D-like isoform X4 — protein sequence MLQEWDPLTNPVTLSHTIQEWDPLTNPVTLSHTIQEWDPLTNPAPTHTPLHSLTPSRSGIPLTNPVTLSHTIQEWDPPSPTPLHSLTPSRSGIPLTNPVTLSHTIQEWAPPHQPRYTLSHHPGVGSPSPTPLHSLTPSRSGIPLTNPVPTHTPLHSLTPSRSGIPLTNPVTLSHTIQEWAPPHQPRYTLSHHPGVGSPSPTPVTLSHTIQEWAPPHQPPPHQPRTLSHTIQEWDPPHQPRYTLSHHPGVGSPSPTPLHSLTPSRSGIPPHQPRYTLSHHPGVGSPSPTPLHSLTPSRSGIPLTHPR from the exons ATGCTACAGGAGTGGGACCCCCTCACCAACCCCGTTACACTCTCTCACACCATCCAGGAGTGGGACCCCCTCACCAACCCCGTTACACTCTCTCACACCATCCAGGAGTGGGACCCCCTCACCAACCccgcccccacacacaccccGTTACACTCTCTCACACCATCCAG GAGTGGgatccccctcaccaaccccgtTACACTCTCTCACACCATCCAGGAGTGGGATCCCCCCTCACCAACCCCGTTACACTCTCTCACACCATCCAG GAGTGGgatccccctcaccaaccccgtTACACTCTCTCACACCATCCAGGAGTGGgctccccctcaccaaccccgtTACACTCTCTCACACCATCCAGGAGTGGgatccccctcaccaaccccgtTACACTCTCTCACACCATCCAGGAGTGGgatccccctcaccaaccccgtCCCCACACACACCCCGTTACACTCTCTCACACCATCCAGGAGTGGgatccccctcaccaaccccgtTACACTCTCTCACACCATCCAGGAGTGGgctccccctcaccaaccccgtTACACTCTCTCACACCATCCAGGAGTGGgctccccctcaccaacccccgTTACACTCTCTCACACCATCCAGGAGTGGgctccccctcaccaacccccgCCTCACCAACCCCGTACACTCTCTCACACCATCCAGGAGTGGgatccccctcaccaaccccgtTACACTCTCTCACACCATCCAGGAGTGGgatccccctcaccaaccccgtTACACTCTCTCACACCATCCAGGAGTGGGATCCCCCCTCACCAACCCCGTTACACTCTCTCACACCATCCAGGAGTGGgatccccctcaccaaccccgtTACACTCTCTCACACCATCCAGGAGTGGGATCCCCCTCACACACCCCCGTTAA
- the LOC123485467 gene encoding leucine-rich repeat extensin-like protein 5 isoform X8, with protein sequence MLQEWDPLTNPVTLSHTIQEWDPLTNPAPTHTPLHSLTPSRSGIPLTNPVTLSHTIQEWAPPHQPRYTLSHHPGVGSPSPTPLHSLTPSRSGIPLTNPVPTHTPLHSLTPSRSGIPLTNPVTLSHTIQEWAPPHQPRYTLSHHPGVGSPSPTPVTLSHTIQEWAPPHQPPPHQPRTLSHTIQEWDPPHQPRYTLSHHPGVGSPSPTPLHSLTPSRSGIPPHQPRYTLSHHPGVGSPSPTPLHSLTPSRSGIPLTHPR encoded by the exons ATGCTACAGGAGTGGGACCCCCTCACCAACCCCGTTACACTCTCTCACACCATCCAGGAGTGGGACCCCCTCAC CAACCccgcccccacacacaccccGTTACACTCTCTCACACCATCCAGGAGTGGgatccccctcaccaaccccgtTACACTCTCTCACACCATCCAGGAGTGGgctccccctcaccaaccccgtTACACTCTCTCACACCATCCAGGAGTGGgatccccctcaccaaccccgtTACACTCTCTCACACCATCCAGGAGTGGgatccccctcaccaaccccgtCCCCACACACACCCCGTTACACTCTCTCACACCATCCAGGAGTGGgatccccctcaccaaccccgtTACACTCTCTCACACCATCCAGGAGTGGgctccccctcaccaaccccgtTACACTCTCTCACACCATCCAGGAGTGGgctccccctcaccaacccccgTTACACTCTCTCACACCATCCAGGAGTGGgctccccctcaccaacccccgCCTCACCAACCCCGTACACTCTCTCACACCATCCAGGAGTGGgatccccctcaccaaccccgtTACACTCTCTCACACCATCCAGGAGTGGgatccccctcaccaaccccgtTACACTCTCTCACACCATCCAGGAGTGGGATCCCCCCTCACCAACCCCGTTACACTCTCTCACACCATCCAGGAGTGGgatccccctcaccaaccccgtTACACTCTCTCACACCATCCAGGAGTGGGATCCCCCTCACACACCCCCGTTAA